TCAAAAGACAAATAAAGATTTCAAGATATTGCCTTTAAAACATCTTGACAAAAAAAGTTACTAGGGGTTGCTTAACCCGTGAATCTTAAAGCAATAACTCAAATTTTGCTATAAATAGCATACAATGAGTatttgagaaaagaaaaagatatctATTTTTCATTGAATgttcaaaccaaaaaaaaacacacaattcTTACCTAGAAACTACAACTAAATACCCCAACGGGAACCTTCAATCTGTGGAACTCAAATCAACTAATCATCTTGAAAACACATATTGCTTTTAATTACAATAATTAATTTCAACCAATAACAAACAACCATTATCTTCAGTATAACTAACATTTAAAATCCTATATCATAAAATGAAACAAGTCACATAAACCATTATTATCAATCACAAAGTGGTCAATTCTGTTGAGCGAGTCGCATTAATCAATACTCCGATGTAAAGGCCACATGTATACCATGTCGAATTATTAATCCACATTGACGATTGACATACAGAAAAATAGATTAACATGCAAAACGTACCcaaaatcatatattattaatccGCTGTTTAGCCCATAATTACACCGTACAAAATTTTCCACATAATAAAGACTCCATGCGTGGTTCCTCTTACTAAGCAGAATGTTTCTCAACACATTCTTACAAAAGAAACAGTAAAGATCGACCCAAAAATATAACTACCAAAAATTTCTGAGCCCAGTTCAGTGTTCTTAATTTTTTGCAGAAAAAGAAATATTCAATAACAATAGGTGCATAAAGTTGAACATGCTAATGGATGCTGGTCATTTCCACATCATATACCAGCCATGAACTTGGGGGTATGTTCTCACCAGTTCCTTTATACCCCGAACTGCATCATCACCAAGACACCAACAATTAAATGCAAGAAAGTGAGTTTGTGAAATGACAAAACATTTTTGCATCATCTGCATACCTCATTGATGGTGGAATGGTAAGTCTTCTTTTATCACCAACTCGCATACCTGAAAAATGTGAATACATCACATATCAAATAATGATATCCACTAGAGGTATTGGCAGGTTGATTTACAGGTCATACAGTTTGAGGTCAAACAGGTCTTAGTTAGCCAGGTTGAGTCAAAACACTTTTGTCATTTATAGAAAATTAATAACACGTCAAATATAACTAAAGAAgctatattatcataaattaaatcaatttaaaaaaaatacagacTTAAAAGCTCatgcattaaaaatacaataagaAACTTTAATCACTTACGTCTagttcaacccatttgacctattTCCTTTTTCGTTAACGTTTTCTTCTTTTGTAGTACTTCACCCATTTTTAACTATACGCAtttgcatttaaaaaaaaaaaacagcttaTATCCACAAGATTCTTTAACTTTCAGGGATATATGATAAACTATTGTTAAAAGAAGCATTGCATATATCATAATACAAAAAAGCATGAAACTTGAACTCAGAGGAGTGGGACTATTACCATCTAGACCAACGTTCAGCCCCTCCAGAACTTCTTTGTCACCTGAGTAATGAATGTAATACATATTCATGAAAAACCACAAGCAATCATATACATCATGGAACGgaataaaaactttaaacatGTAAAGCAGTAGTAACAAAACAGACAGGTTGAAAGTTTTGAGATATAGGTCGAAGAAGGTATCTTTCAGAATCAGTTCAAAACATGTCTGGAGAAGTTGGGTTTAAATGACCAATacttttatacatttaataaaactttacaAAGCATTACAGAATACACACGGTTACAAAAATACTATTAAAAAAGATCTTACTTGCTTGACAAGTGGGTTTTATATGTTATAAACATTAGAATAACACTTCAGCCAAATTTTAACCCGTTTGACCCATCTCACTTTCAAGTAAGTTTTTAAGCATGGCCCAATTGATTCATTGAAGATAAAATTTAACCCAGTCCAACCAATTTTCAGAAAATAAATAGAAGTTTGAAATGAACACACCAGGTCAGTTATATTACCTAGTCGAAATTTATAGGGAGACTTTCCATTTGAATCAATGACTATCCCATTCTCTTTTAACTTGACAACATAGTTTACCTTGACCTGGAGAAAACAAAGGTTACACCACAATGGGAGTGCttttaaatatagatataactCATGATTCGCTAAAACTTGCCTTTCTTCCCGCAGCAGCCACTTTTCCTTCAGATTTGCCACTTGTCACAAGGTCTTCAATAACAAGTCCATTAGATAGTATCTTTTCTTTACATGATTCAGGTGCCACTGTAGATGGTCTAGTTTCTTTTTCAACATCCATATTTTGTTCAACCTCGTTTGTTTTACTCgtttttctccttttctttttatcctttttctccTCTGACCCATTTTCATCAACTATCTGCTTGGGATTGACACAAGAACTCCTGTGTATGGGAGAACAGATAAAAGTCACATGACATTCTAAAAGGAAAAATCCTGAACATCAACAAGTTACTGAGCATCAACAAAAGTCTAAACTACTGTCTTGGAAAGAGGTATCAATAATCCAAATTCTAATTCAGAGTTTTTATCATCTATTGATCTTACTGGTATTTTACATTTAAATGGGTGGCAGCTACACTTACAGATTCCGAAGCATAACTTCCAATAGACTTGTACAATGTTAAGACATGATCCCTATTTCGAAAAGTTTATCTAAAAATTGATTCGCCTGTTATGGATTATGATTCCCCTATTTCAACGGCAGATACTAGTGCACACGTAAATTGATCTTAGGTGGAACGACCTAAAAACATTTATGTAACTAGATGATGTCACAATTAGTTGATCACTACACAAATTAGATTCACTACCACTATCATTTCAAAAAGATACAACAGgaaatatattattagttatcCCTCATATTTTACGAGCATCCAAAAAATAGTACATAAAGATTCATAAGGTGAGATTTGATCATACTTTTCGGTTGCCTGCTGATCATCTTCCTGTTTGTTTCCTGCAAGCAGATTGTTGTTTGTAGCATCTGTACTTACTTCACTACgcccttttcttttcttcttcggtTTCAAATTCTTGTCAGGTACACCTCCAGCAGAATCCAACACCTCAAGTGAGGGATCAACAATCTTGCTTCAATGAAATATTGCAGAAACAATTATCAGAGAAATATCCAATCACCGCCATACGTTTTGAAGACAGATTGTTTACATGGATTTAAAATACACTTATAATTACACTAATACTTACGTATCATTAGGCTTCTGATCATCTTTAGGAGCCAACACATCAGTAGCCTTTTCCTCTATAGAAGAACCctgtcttttcttttttgtttttgatttcttttctGGAATTACTTCAGCCGTATTTGAATGACCCATTTTCCTGTCGCAAAACAGCATTATTCCTAAATGTAATCATATAAATAGAATACATACATAGAGTGATACAGAGCATCTAACTAGCAAAAGATTCAGTTATCTACTCACCCTTCTTCTTTGACATCCATCAAATCTACATCAACCGTATCTTTTGAATCAAGATAAGGGGAACCAACAGTTTTCAACAAGTGCTCATAATCTTTAAGCTTCTGATCATCTTTAGCAGCCAACACATCAGTAGCCTTTTCCTCCTTGAAGGaatcttgttttttctttcttgtttttgatttcttttctGGAATTACTTCAGCCGTATTCGAATGGCCCACTTTCCTGTCAACAAATCAGCATTATTAACAAGTAAAAGCTACATACAATTATTCCCATATGTAATAATCGAAATAGAATACGTAAATACACGACATCTAACTagcaaaaaaaataagttatctACTCACCCTTCTTCTTTGACATCCATCATATCTGCATCAACCGTATCTTTCGAACCAAGAACAGGGGAACCGACAGTTTTCAACTTGTGCTCATCATCTTTAGGCTTCTGATCATCTTTAGCAGCCAACACATCGGTAGTCTTTTCCTCTTTAGAGGaatcttgttttttctttcttgtttttgatttcttttctGGAATTACTTCAGCCGTATTCGAATGACCCACTTTCCTGTCGCAAAACAGCATTATTAACAAGTAAAAGCAACATACAATTATTCCTATATATAATCATCAAAATAGAATACGTAAATACACAACATCTAACTAACAGAAAAAATCAGTAATCTACTCACCCTTCTTTGACATCCATTAAATCTACATCAACCATATCTTTCGAACCAAGAACAGGGGAACCGACAGCTTTCAACTTGTGCTCATTATCTTTTAGCTTCTGATCATCTTTAGCAGCCAACACATCAGTAGCCTTTTCCTCTTTAGAGGAATCTtgtcttttctttcttgtttttgatttcttttctGGAATTACTTCATCCATATTCGAATGACTCACTTTCCTGTCGCAAAACAGCATTATTAACAAGTAAGGCCACATACAACTATACAACTAATCCTACATGTAATCATCGAAAGATAATACGTAAATACACAACATTTAACTAGCAGAAAAAATCAGTTATCTACTTACCCTTCTTCTTTGACATCCATCAAATCTACATCAACCGTATCGTTTGAACCAAGAACAACAGAACTGACAGTTTTTAACTTGTGCTCATCATCTTTAGGCTTCTGATCATCTTTGGCAGCCAACACATCAGAAGCCTTTTCCTCTTTGGCAGAATCTTgacttatgtttcttgtttttaatttcttttctagAATTGCTTCAGCAGTATTCGAATGACCCACTCTTCTGTCACAAAACAACATTATTAACAAAAAAGCTAAAAGCAACTATTACTAAATGTAAtcatataaatagaaaatacaCTGCATCTAACTAGCAAAAAATCAATTATCTACTCACCCTTCTTCTTTGACATCCATCAAATCTACATCAGCTGTATCTTTTGAACCAGGAACAGGGGAACTGACAGTTTTCAGCTTGCGCTGATCATCCTTATCTTTCTTCACTTTTTCTACATCTGCCGTTGTTTTTTTGTTAGTTCTTTTACCCGGTGGCCGTGATTTATCATTCTTGCAAATAGATGAAATTGGAagatcatcatcttcatcgaTTTCCTGGACAATCAGTTCATCATCAGACTCGATTGACTGATACCTCTTTTTGAGTCTTTTATGACCACCATTCAAATTGTGTTTCTTCTTCGGTATATTTTCCTCGTCATCATCTGCCCGACATTAATAATCAATACCATCTCAAGTACAAGgaactttataattatttttcacaaaacatGAGACTGTTAATATACCTCTGACACTTGAAACGGGAGAAGGTGTAAGAGGTTCAGGCTCATCATCGTTGATAAAGCTATCCTCGTATTCGTCCTCATCACTACAATGATTCGATTCTTGTGTTTCTGAATTTGCAATATCCTCTCCGTATGATTCTCTTTGCCATTATAGTTAAGGAAAAAGAAACATTATCGAATCCTATTAAAGGACGCCATGACAAACCAGCAATTTCGAATTTTCTTTTCTACGactgtttaatttgttttcataACAAGaagacattacaaataataaGGATGAAACAGACCAATATGTTCAATGAAAAAGGATACGATTCATCTTGCATGTTTGATAGACGATTGTGACCAACATAATACCCAGTTAGGTAAACGGCACGTGGACCAATCACAGAAAATACAATATCATCAGCCTCATCAAATTCCAAATCTAACTGCAACGACTCGTTCTTATTAGGCAGTAGAGCACATAAAAGAACAGGACGCTTGTCTCCAACATTGCATTGCACCGAACTCCTTAATGTTGCAGTTCCAATAGCCAAAGTCGCCTATAACGTAACTAAATAAGTAGCCTAAAGTACATTTATAAATGGGTCAATTAAGGATAAGTTTTACATCTACAAGTTCATACGAGTAAAACCCAAATTCCAAACATCTCGCTAACAAGGAAACGGATCACGAGTAGCCCTAAAGTGTTATTTAATTGATACAAGTACATAACCTCCTAGATGAATTATTCGATATAATGGATTCTTACTGTCATATTACAgttttcataatatattttacaatactaaaatacctttaaaatttgtctttcaaaaaaatataaaaaaaaccaacatACGTTTTCATTTGTCCGGTCCAGTCATCCACCGATTTTTTTGTCCATTTAGGTGACTAAAAGATATTCTTTTCAGATACTGAAGGTTTGAAAAACGATAATCTCGACAACTTACTTTTAAATTTAGACACAAAAACATTAGCTttacatataactatatataatttcagAGTTGAAAACTTTTTTATAGACCGAAAACCATCTTTTAGTGACCTAATCAGACAACAAAATCTGATTCGCATTCGGGTCAACCAGATATTCTCTAATTTCAACTTTTTTGCCCCTGACGCTCAATATAGCTTGTAAACAGATGTCACCAAAATATCAAAGTCCGCAAAACCgatacataaaatatatgtatatgtatatatatacctgagAAATACGCAGGCGTCCTCCACCTAGTATAAACTTATGGGTGTAAGGATTTCCGGGTTTCACTTcaattcctatatatatatatatatatatatatatataatagtgaTAGTTaaacatattcatttattataatCAAAGCCTCAAAACAATTCATTAGaagaaataaaatcaataagttaatataaaagaataaagatAGATATAGAAACTGACCCCAGAACACCATGACGATTGGGAATTGGATTGATTGCTAGGGGGGTTGTGTAAATTGTAAAACCCTTTTTTTGTGTGgagtttttagggttttatatACGTGCCATTTTAAAGAGCGAAAATGGaattaatttcaaattttaacttttttgggaTTCCTGGCTGACGTGGATGGTTATAATTATAGGTACTTTGTTATCATGCGGCACCGCTGGAATAGTAATAacggaggtggtggtgatgacTATGGTGGGGGTGGCGGTGAGTACGGGTGATGGTGatgaatgtaaatataattgatgttaaaggtggtattttagttatttttaagtgtatagGAGGATCTATAATGTaaattactccctccgtcccatattaaatgttcaattttgacttgtcaagtcttttaCTTTAAACTTTAACcgtaaaaatatttgtttgtattatataaaaatttcatataaattatatggacggattgagttttcaatgtattatttattgataaaactttcatcaactattatataacacaaacaaagatagttatggtcaaagttacaagcataagacttgacaagtcaaaattgaataTTTAATATGGGACTAAGGGAgtatttcattaagagtattaagTATAATAGATAGAGATTTTTAAGttagtaaataaagaagaagagtatttttggtattttaaagatagaaagtttaaagaaaaaaaatgatttgttttattcgatagtatagatatatagatatactataacacagttgaactaattacttatgaaccaatcaaatcactcaatttcatcaaattgattctcacttatgtcatcatttagattaactacaaattcaaaatcctaataattattttctaaatatattattatattagtatttatattaatttatagaaaaagtcacaaaaaataattactttaaGGTACCCATTACCAATGAAGTCTAGACCCACATGTGAAATTTTAAATCCGCggggttcgatccttcggggttTACAGATTTTGTGGTGATTAAGATGGAGGTATTTGATAGGTCCCCAAAGAGATAACAAGATGGTTTAAGATGTCTCAAAAAGTTTATAGAGgagggtgaatacaacttttaaaCTTAATCAACTTGAAAATACTTTTTAATGTGGAATGTAAATTATTATGAAGTATTTGTCCATATTTAACTTGAGATAATTAATCAATGAAATAGTAAAGGTAAATAACATAATATAAAGACAATAAAGTAAAGTGCAGTCCAAGAACAAAGTATAAGCTGATTTTAACTAATTCTTTTATTgatgaataaaaagaattacaAGTAGTTGTGGAACAAATTAGCTTACAAATCTAACTACTTCATTGAATAGCAAGTTACAACTCTGTATATTAACTCTACTAGCCTAAGCTGAGTACAACACGAATCCAAGCTGATAACTTTAATTGTTTTGAGAGTTAATATAATAGATGCACACATTCTTGAGTCTCTAAGGCTGGTTTATATAGGCATCAACCATGCCTTGGATGCCGTCCATTCTTTTCCACGCGTTTTGATCTAATGGCCTTTGCATGATCGGTACATGGTGATAGTGACATTGTCCTTTTTGTTCCTCATATGATCGTGCAACAACAACACAATGGACACCTCATAGAATGTTTACAATCAACAAATGACACTTCTAGAATGTCCTTTCTGATGCTTATCAAGTTGACTGATGAATATACAAAGTTATAACAACTTTGGAGCACTTGCAATACTCCAGTCTGAACTTGTACCTTCCAAGCTGACTAGAAGAACCAAGCTGATTTCCACCATCAACTTGGCCTTCTATCCTTGTTCTTAATCTTACCAAGTGCTTGATCTTCTTTTGATGTAGCTTGAAAGATACCATCTTCTTATTGAAGATGTTCAGGCTGGCTCAGCTTAGATCAGTCCAGGCTGACtcagctccagaatcaaagaCTTAAGTATTTCTTGAATTGCTTGTCATCTTCAAATCTTGTAATGTATGAGCAACTTGACTCCAACAGTATtataccggcatcatatggcttATACGAGGTGAGTCGATGAACATCCAACTGTGGTACCGGGACTAGAATTTTCTCcattacctttttatatatatatatagagaaccatttctatatatatatatatatataagtgggcaaatataaaatattaaaggtGTTTAGATTGAGTAAGGATTAAGGTTTTGCTATAACAATCTTAAATACTGTTATTAAcgatttaacgtgcataaaatagttatatttttattataaatttaaagctacaGTTTTTTTCATGTACATTAACAACAACCTATGggttataattaattttttttttaaaactcatTATTCCAAAAACATTTTTTAGGTAACCAAGCATTATAAGATATAACAATTGCGACATAAATTCCATGTTTATTTGgcaaacaaaaatttatctCGGATTACCTTATGTGTATCAAGATTTATTTTAGATTGTGTTCTCAAGATtgtttaataaaagaaaagaaaagattagatGTGAAGATTGTTTCCTTCCGAATCATCCTAAATGTGGggaaaaaattttttaaacaaaattaactAAACTTCCTTTCAAATCTTATCATTTGATTTCCTTTCCATCTTAAAAacaaactcaagaacacaacttTTTTTACAATCCATtgtattcttttcttttctttccttaaaacaactcaagaacatagtgttAAAGTGTTAAACATGCGTTTTCTTTGATCCGATATTGACATGTTTAATCTCATCGTCTTGGTTCGAGTGGATGTTCGTTTCGTTTTtgtccctttttattttttttctcagggatatatatttttttatcccAAACAACGTCTTTAGGTTGTCcttttattagtattatatattatatatataacaatttaagttACACTAACTACAATaacttactttttcttttttttttttgtggtttttatcacataattttaagtgttttccACTTTTACCCACAAACTTTAGTTTACTTTACAATTGGCccttaaatgtaaaaaaagtatGCACAAAGCTACAAAAGTATAATAACAATAGCCACAATATGAATCCGGCCACCAACACCAATTGTCGACATTTGCTTCCGAATTCCGGCGACCACCGTTCACCTAAAACTTTCTGAAATTCGGTATATACAAAAACCGTTTAACCGGAttcaaaaatgataaaaaaaaatgtagctaacaaatgaaaaaaaaatgtaactaacgtacaaatgaaaaaaaatgataacagCCAACAGATAGTAATTTTGAATTATTTAGGTA
The sequence above is drawn from the Erigeron canadensis isolate Cc75 chromosome 4, C_canadensis_v1, whole genome shotgun sequence genome and encodes:
- the LOC122595803 gene encoding triadin-like isoform X2; translation: MVFWGIEVKPGNPYTHKFILGGGRLRISQATLAIGTATLRSSVQCNVGDKRPVLLCALLPNKNESLQLDLEFDEADDIVFSVIGPRAVYLTGYYVGHNRLSNMQDESESYGEDIANSETQESNHCSDEDEYEDSFINDDEPEPLTPSPVSSVRDDDEENIPKKKHNLNGGHKRLKKRYQSIESDDELIVQEIDEDDDLPISSICKNDKSRPPGKRTNKKTTADVEKVKKDKDDQRKLKTVSSPVPGSKDTADVDLMDVKEEGVGHSNTAEAILEKKLKTRNISQDSAKEEKASDVLAAKDDQKPKDDEHKLKTVSSVVLGSNDTVDVDLMDVKEEGKVSHSNMDEVIPEKKSKTRKKRQDSSKEEKATDVLAAKDDQKLKDNEHKLKAVGSPVLGSKDMVDVDLMDVKEGKVGHSNTAEVIPEKKSKTRKKKQDSSKEEKTTDVLAAKDDQKPKDDEHKLKTVGSPVLGSKDTVDADMMDVKEEGKVGHSNTAEVIPEKKSKTRKKKQDSFKEEKATDVLAAKDDQKLKDYEHLLKTVGSPYLDSKDTVDVDLMDVKEEGKMGHSNTAEVIPEKKSKTKKKRQGSSIEEKATDVLAPKDDQKPNDTKIVDPSLEVLDSAGGVPDKNLKPKKKRKGRSEVSTDATNNNLLAGNKQEDDQQATEKSSCVNPKQIVDENGSEEKKDKKKRRKTSKTNEVEQNMDVEKETRPSTVAPESCKEKILSNGLVIEDLVTSGKSEGKVAAAGRKVKVNYVVKLKENGIVIDSNGKSPYKFRLGDKEVLEGLNVGLDGMRVGDKRRLTIPPSMSSGYKGTGENIPPSSWLVYDVEMTSIH
- the LOC122595803 gene encoding triadin-like isoform X1 — translated: MVFWGIEVKPGNPYTHKFILGGGRLRISQATLAIGTATLRSSVQCNVGDKRPVLLCALLPNKNESLQLDLEFDEADDIVFSVIGPRAVYLTGYYVGHNRLSNMQDESESYGEDIANSETQESNHCSDEDEYEDSFINDDEPEPLTPSPVSSVRDDDEENIPKKKHNLNGGHKRLKKRYQSIESDDELIVQEIDEDDDLPISSICKNDKSRPPGKRTNKKTTADVEKVKKDKDDQRKLKTVSSPVPGSKDTADVDLMDVKEEGRVGHSNTAEAILEKKLKTRNISQDSAKEEKASDVLAAKDDQKPKDDEHKLKTVSSVVLGSNDTVDVDLMDVKEEGKVSHSNMDEVIPEKKSKTRKKRQDSSKEEKATDVLAAKDDQKLKDNEHKLKAVGSPVLGSKDMVDVDLMDVKEGKVGHSNTAEVIPEKKSKTRKKKQDSSKEEKTTDVLAAKDDQKPKDDEHKLKTVGSPVLGSKDTVDADMMDVKEEGKVGHSNTAEVIPEKKSKTRKKKQDSFKEEKATDVLAAKDDQKLKDYEHLLKTVGSPYLDSKDTVDVDLMDVKEEGKMGHSNTAEVIPEKKSKTKKKRQGSSIEEKATDVLAPKDDQKPNDTKIVDPSLEVLDSAGGVPDKNLKPKKKRKGRSEVSTDATNNNLLAGNKQEDDQQATEKSSCVNPKQIVDENGSEEKKDKKKRRKTSKTNEVEQNMDVEKETRPSTVAPESCKEKILSNGLVIEDLVTSGKSEGKVAAAGRKVKVNYVVKLKENGIVIDSNGKSPYKFRLGDKEVLEGLNVGLDGMRVGDKRRLTIPPSMSSGYKGTGENIPPSSWLVYDVEMTSIH
- the LOC122595803 gene encoding probable serine/threonine-protein kinase kinX isoform X3; translated protein: MVFWGIEVKPGNPYTHKFILGGGRLRISQATLAIGTATLRSSVQCNVGDKRPVLLCALLPNKNESLQLDLEFDEADDIVFSVIGPRAVYLTGYYVGHNRLSNMQDESESYGEDIANSETQESNHCSDEDEYEDSFINDDEPEPLTPSPVSSVRDDDEENIPKKKHNLNGGHKRLKKRYQSIESDDELIVQEIDEDDDLPISSICKNDKSRPPGKRTNKKTTADVEKVKKDKDDQRKLKTVSSPVPGSKDTADVDLMDVKEEGKVSHSNMDEVIPEKKSKTRKKRQDSSKEEKATDVLAAKDDQKLKDNEHKLKAVGSPVLGSKDMVDVDLMDVKEGKVGHSNTAEVIPEKKSKTRKKKQDSSKEEKTTDVLAAKDDQKPKDDEHKLKTVGSPVLGSKDTVDADMMDVKEEGKVGHSNTAEVIPEKKSKTRKKKQDSFKEEKATDVLAAKDDQKLKDYEHLLKTVGSPYLDSKDTVDVDLMDVKEEGKMGHSNTAEVIPEKKSKTKKKRQGSSIEEKATDVLAPKDDQKPNDTKIVDPSLEVLDSAGGVPDKNLKPKKKRKGRSEVSTDATNNNLLAGNKQEDDQQATEKSSCVNPKQIVDENGSEEKKDKKKRRKTSKTNEVEQNMDVEKETRPSTVAPESCKEKILSNGLVIEDLVTSGKSEGKVAAAGRKVKVNYVVKLKENGIVIDSNGKSPYKFRLGDKEVLEGLNVGLDGMRVGDKRRLTIPPSMSSGYKGTGENIPPSSWLVYDVEMTSIH